In one Candidatus Nomurabacteria bacterium genomic region, the following are encoded:
- a CDS encoding cation-transporting P-type ATPase yields the protein MPQNKYDTAMNIPVSPWSLENDLVLQSLESSEDGISEQEAQKRLIDFGSNTIPLSGKHGPLSVFLKQFKDPLIIILCCAGLLTLVLGEWIETIVIAAAILANASMGFWQEWKAQTVLEKLKDFVVVRARVRRGNTEQERDAKDLVPGDIIILRAGDRVPADIRLMNEIGLKIDEAILTGESIPVEKRPTPVSETAEIHERINIVMSGTLVTDGQGEGVVIATGAHTVFGSIAKLTAESHVSATPLQKSVTKLSIKIGIAAIIITAIVFGSGLASGSPLNEMVLLAIAIGVSMVPEGLPIAMSVILAVGVERLANKKGVVRKLSAAEALGSTTLILTDKTGTLTKATLSLEHIESGDNEEILTLASLASAAVIENPEQPPERWRIIGSPVDTAILRAAGLHSIDISAVKNQYTVLDQLPFTHERKYAATLVEHQGTLLIVMVGAPDVLSALCPNGSSDQELQTLAKNGARLIGVATQKTTAKTFVDQEKDKTSCRYLGTLAFEDPLRPDIQKSVTAIREAGVRTVMVTGDHPQTAAAIALQAGIAQRPVQVMLGVDLAKLSDDELKETIQNYHAFARVTPEQKWRLVQIYQSLGEAVAVTGDGVNDAPALRIADVGVAMGSGTDVAKEAADIVILDDSYPTIVGAISEGRQMLNNIQKATTYLFSNAFNDVLLILGSYALGIPAPLNALQILYANFFTDSFPAIGYAFETMKDRGLSIREPQKHDDVLGPRLRKITIITAAANGAILLTGYWITRQFFSDAEARTIGFASMALSHIFVAIAFRSLHLPLQAYWLKGNRVFLGGISIGLILITLAIYLPILNVVLDTTPLSPLGVFIFVSLSALASLPAELTKDLIKPKPLIN from the coding sequence ATGCCCCAAAACAAGTATGATACAGCCATGAATATCCCTGTTTCTCCTTGGTCTTTAGAAAATGATCTGGTCCTACAATCGCTCGAATCATCAGAAGACGGCATTAGCGAACAAGAAGCGCAAAAGCGATTAATCGATTTCGGCTCAAATACCATCCCACTCAGCGGCAAGCATGGGCCACTGAGTGTTTTTCTTAAACAGTTTAAAGATCCGCTCATTATTATTTTGTGCTGTGCGGGATTATTAACACTCGTACTCGGCGAATGGATTGAAACCATTGTGATTGCTGCGGCGATCTTAGCCAATGCTAGCATGGGATTTTGGCAAGAATGGAAAGCGCAAACCGTCCTCGAAAAACTCAAAGATTTTGTTGTTGTTCGTGCCCGTGTAAGACGAGGCAACACCGAACAAGAGCGTGACGCAAAAGACCTTGTTCCGGGTGATATTATTATTTTGCGCGCAGGCGATCGTGTACCAGCAGATATTCGCTTGATGAACGAAATCGGTTTAAAAATCGATGAAGCCATTTTAACCGGTGAGTCTATCCCTGTAGAAAAGAGACCTACCCCTGTTAGCGAAACTGCCGAGATCCACGAACGGATAAATATCGTTATGAGCGGCACCCTTGTAACTGATGGACAAGGCGAAGGCGTTGTCATTGCAACAGGTGCACATACGGTTTTTGGTTCAATTGCAAAGCTTACTGCTGAAAGCCACGTATCTGCTACGCCATTGCAAAAATCCGTCACCAAGCTATCAATTAAAATTGGTATAGCGGCCATTATTATCACAGCAATTGTATTTGGATCGGGACTTGCATCTGGCTCACCACTAAATGAGATGGTTCTTTTAGCTATCGCTATCGGTGTTTCGATGGTACCGGAGGGTTTACCGATTGCGATGTCAGTTATTCTTGCTGTTGGTGTTGAACGACTCGCAAATAAAAAAGGTGTCGTACGCAAACTCTCTGCCGCAGAAGCGCTTGGCTCAACAACCCTTATTCTGACTGACAAAACAGGCACACTGACAAAAGCCACACTTTCACTTGAGCATATCGAATCGGGAGATAATGAAGAAATTTTAACATTAGCAAGCCTTGCGTCTGCTGCCGTTATCGAGAACCCTGAACAACCACCTGAGCGCTGGCGCATTATTGGTAGCCCTGTTGATACGGCTATTTTGCGCGCTGCCGGGCTACATAGTATCGATATTTCTGCGGTAAAAAATCAGTATACCGTACTTGACCAACTCCCCTTTACCCACGAACGTAAATACGCCGCGACCTTGGTAGAACATCAAGGAACATTATTGATTGTAATGGTTGGTGCACCGGATGTTTTGTCTGCCTTATGTCCAAATGGTTCAAGCGATCAAGAACTACAAACGCTCGCAAAAAACGGCGCCCGTCTTATTGGTGTTGCCACCCAAAAAACAACAGCAAAAACATTTGTTGACCAAGAAAAAGACAAAACATCTTGTCGATACTTAGGAACGTTGGCCTTTGAAGATCCGCTTCGTCCTGATATCCAAAAAAGTGTTACCGCTATTCGCGAAGCTGGCGTACGGACGGTAATGGTTACAGGTGACCATCCACAAACAGCTGCTGCTATCGCTCTTCAAGCTGGTATTGCTCAACGCCCCGTTCAAGTAATGCTTGGTGTTGATCTCGCAAAGCTTTCGGATGACGAATTAAAAGAAACCATTCAAAACTACCATGCCTTTGCTCGTGTTACACCTGAGCAAAAATGGCGTCTCGTTCAAATCTACCAAAGTCTCGGTGAGGCAGTGGCGGTAACGGGTGATGGCGTAAATGACGCTCCAGCCCTTCGTATAGCTGATGTTGGAGTTGCGATGGGTTCAGGTACTGATGTTGCCAAAGAAGCCGCCGATATCGTCATTTTGGATGACTCCTATCCAACGATTGTAGGGGCGATTAGCGAAGGTCGACAGATGCTTAATAATATTCAAAAAGCGACCACCTATCTTTTTTCGAATGCCTTTAATGACGTTCTTCTTATCCTTGGATCATATGCTCTCGGAATCCCAGCACCGTTAAATGCGTTACAAATTCTCTACGCAAATTTCTTTACAGACTCATTTCCTGCCATTGGTTATGCCTTTGAAACAATGAAAGACCGAGGTCTCTCCATTCGCGAACCACAAAAACATGATGATGTCTTAGGTCCACGATTACGAAAGATCACTATCATTACCGCCGCGGCAAATGGAGCGATCTTGCTTACCGGATATTGGATAACACGACAATTCTTTAGCGATGCTGAGGCACGTACCATTGGCTTTGCCTCGATGGCCCTCTCGCATATCTTTGTTGCTATCGCCTTTCGCAGTCTTCATCTACCTTTGCAAGCCTATTGGCTTAAAGGAAACCGTGTCTTCTTAGGAGGTATCAGCATCGGTCTCATTCTTATAACGCTTGCGATCTATCTCCCGATTTTGAATGTCGTTCTTGATACTACCCCGCTTTCGCCACTAGGTGTCTTCATCTTTGTATCATTATCTGCACTTGCGTCGCTACCAGCTGAGCTAACAAAAGACCTTATCAAACCAAAACCGCTCATTAATTGA
- the trmD gene encoding tRNA (guanosine(37)-N1)-methyltransferase TrmD, translating into MKKRNQKPLKVDIITIFPELVDPYLKGSILGRGQKAGLLELKSHQLRDWTEDKHKTVDDKPFGGGPGMVMKVQPFHKALMELGLRRANGTPTAKAKKARVIITSAKGKLFTQEDAKRLSSYDQLVFLCGRYEGIDQRVIDHLCDEELRIGDYVLTGGELAAMTMTDAAARLREGVLGDYASLDVESHTVTGIGEEPQYTRPESYKIKGMKTAWDVPEVLLSGNHAHIEKWKKEQRKPLN; encoded by the coding sequence ATGAAGAAGCGAAACCAAAAACCGCTCAAGGTTGATATCATTACGATTTTTCCGGAGCTTGTAGACCCTTATCTCAAGGGGTCTATTTTAGGACGTGGTCAAAAGGCGGGTTTGCTTGAATTAAAATCCCACCAGCTTCGCGATTGGACGGAAGACAAGCATAAGACGGTAGATGATAAGCCGTTTGGCGGAGGTCCTGGCATGGTGATGAAGGTTCAGCCTTTCCATAAAGCCTTAATGGAGCTGGGCTTGCGTAGGGCAAATGGCACACCGACAGCCAAGGCAAAAAAAGCACGTGTGATTATCACGAGCGCAAAAGGAAAGCTCTTTACGCAAGAAGATGCCAAGCGTCTTTCGAGTTATGATCAACTTGTTTTTCTCTGTGGACGTTATGAAGGTATTGATCAACGCGTTATCGATCACCTTTGTGATGAAGAATTACGTATCGGAGATTATGTTTTAACAGGAGGTGAGCTTGCAGCCATGACAATGACGGATGCCGCTGCTCGTTTACGTGAAGGTGTGCTCGGTGATTATGCATCGCTTGATGTCGAATCACATACTGTTACGGGTATTGGTGAAGAGCCGCAGTATACAAGACCTGAATCCTATAAAATTAAAGGCATGAAAACAGCGTGGGATGTCCCGGAAGTTCTTTTATCCGGTAATCATGCGCATATCGAGAAATGGAAAAAAGAACAACGAAAACCGCTCAATTAA